GTGTCCACGCCGACCGGTCCTGCATGACCAGCTGCCAGTACGAGTCGGCGATCGCGTCCGGATCGAGGAACTCGGCCCTATCCCGATCCGGCTGTGTCTCGCGACGTTGCGGTGGCTCGATCTGGCCGTCGATCACGACGTGGGCGACGTGGATCCCCTCGGGACCGAGCTCGCGAGCCATCGACTCGGCCATCCCGCGGGCGGCGAACTTGGCCGCACTGAAGCCGAGCGCGCCGCCGCGACCGCGAACCGCCGACGTCGCGCCGGTGAAGATGATCGTTCCACCGTCATCGGCGAGCATGTCGTCGACGGCCTCCTGTGCACACAACAGGGACCCCTGTGCCGAGACGCGCATTGTCTGTTCGAACTCGTCCGGCGAGATGTCCTGGAGCCCCTTCCAGGCGCCGCCACTTGCGTGATTGACGAGGATATCGACGGGGCCGAACGCGTCGCGAACCTCGCGAAATCCGGCCTCGACGGCTTCGGGATCGGTGATATTGGTTGGGACGGCGAGCGCGTCGTCACCGAGATCGGCTGCCAGCGACTCGAGGAACTCCGCTGAGCGGGCGAATAGCCCCACCTGACAGTCCTCGGCGACGAATTTCCTGGCGATCGATTCGCCGAGTCCGGGGCCGACGCCGGCGATGACAGCAGTTCGTGCCATGGCATGGTCAACGGCAGCACAGCACAAAACCATCGCCATCACTATGACGCGATAGTCTCGCGTCGATCGCACCGCATTGGTATTCAAGACAGGCACTTTTGCCGCCAAGTCCCATGGACCTGTGCATGGGTGTTTTTCGCGGA
The sequence above is a segment of the Natrinema sp. HArc-T2 genome. Coding sequences within it:
- a CDS encoding SDR family NAD(P)-dependent oxidoreductase, with the protein product MARTAVIAGVGPGLGESIARKFVAEDCQVGLFARSAEFLESLAADLGDDALAVPTNITDPEAVEAGFREVRDAFGPVDILVNHASGGAWKGLQDISPDEFEQTMRVSAQGSLLCAQEAVDDMLADDGGTIIFTGATSAVRGRGGALGFSAAKFAARGMAESMARELGPEGIHVAHVVIDGQIEPPQRRETQPDRDRAEFLDPDAIADSYWQLVMQDRSAWTLELDLRPHVEEF